caacccTCGACCAGAACCACTAGGCACCCTcttggacccttagaacccagCCCTGGCCTGCGGCGAAGCAACCCGCACGAGAATCATGCTGTGGCCGAGACACCTTCACACACTAGGACTCTTGGATAAACTAGCTAGGATTAACCACCGAGCCAGCCCCTGACCCAGACCCTCGTGCACCCTCTCAGGACGCTAGAGACCTAGCCTAGACCAGCCCTAACCACCTTGGCCGAACCACAAGTCTTAAGCGCACAGCCGCCCTCACTCGATGTGCTGCGGGTAGACTCCTTCCCAGCCACTGTTCTCGAGTCCTAGTGGGGCTAGGACTCCTCTCCTGACCCAACCATATCCCAGCCCAGCCCAACACAGCCCTAGTCGTGCCCAAGCCGAGCCATGCATGGTTTAACCCCTCAAAACCGTAGCTTGACACAAAAACGTGTAACCAAGGTTCCAGCTTATTCATATTCGTGTGCAGCCTATAAAATGCTTTATAGGACCCTTAACTCGTGTAAAAACACCCATAAGCATTCCATAATCATGGCAGCAGCTTCCCGCAAGCATACATCATGTTTTTGATCAAAAATCATGCTTTAAACTCATGTTGATGCGTAAAAACGAAATAACTAATCAAGGGTGCTTGTCTTTCATGCAAATCATAAACAATTTCATGttagggtgtgatagatgagaaaatgAAGAATTATGGCGTATCTTTGCATGTATAACGCACGAAAATCTGTTGTAGATGTGAAGAACGACGATGAACGAACTTGGCTGAATTTTCCTTGAGAAGGCCGATGCTTTGCTCTTGAAATTaagtgtgtgccgtgtgatttGATGGTGAAAAGAGTTCTTGTATTGCTAGGGGGTGGGGCGTGAGTTTTAAATAGAATGGGGTAGTGTTTTGGgctaatattttataaataaaacttGTGTGCAATTTTGGACCCATTAGTAAATTATACTAGGCCCAATAAGCccaataatgcatttaaaattatttcgtttaggaaattttgtgaaattattagtcgagttgtcaaaacgttcgtatttttgttgaaaatcgaataccgataaaatttatgtctcggcgtataaaatcacctcaaaactctttattttcaaaaacaacaaaaagcaTCATTCattcaagtagaaaactactttaaaatcacataaacatatcacacataattaatttaagcaattataacaatttaattagctattattcatttttcctagatttgcatgcagttaaattacgtcgtcttatttttggaccttacacccTCCATCTTTTCTGTAGGCACCAATTGATTTTGGCCTTAAACAAATTATTCATGCAAAGGAACTCAATGCTCACTATGAGGTTCAGGTGGCTAATTACCACATCCTTCTTGATGTGTTTGTCTATTCTGGACAAAAAGAGGCACACAATGGTAATGAAGATGGTGAAAAAATGTCCGAAGAAGAGGATGATGAAGGAAGACATTCTGGAACTAGTCAAGGAAATACCAGCGAGGATCTTTAAAGCAACTTATTGGCCTTTTTAGTTTTTGATGTTTTGTTCTTATCTCtgctgtttttattttttgttgtttcatcatttaataGATGAATGTTTTCATCTCATGTCGTCAACACCTCTAACAACATCTCATTTAATATGATTGAATCAAGGCGGAGATATGTCTCAAACTCAAAGGGAGTTGTGTCTCAACAAAACTCTGGTTTCCATTTTTTGTATGTATCTATTCATGGAGTCCTCTCTAGGTCAAAGATATATATANNNNNNNNNNNNNNNNNNNNNNNNNNNNNNNNNNNNNNNNNNNNNNNNNNNNNNNNNNNNNNNNNNNNNNNNNNNNNNNNNNNNNNNNNNNNNNNNNNNNNNNNNNNNNNNNNNNNNNNNNNNNNNNNNNNNNNNNNNNNNNNNNNNNNNNNNNNNNNNNNNNNNNNNNNNNNNNNNNNNNNNNNNNNNNNNNNNNNNNNNNNNNNNNNNNNNNNNNNNNNNNNNNNNNNNNNNNNNNNNNNNNNNNNNNNNNNNNNNNNNNNNNNNNNNNNNNNNNNNNNNNNNNNNNATAATTTCGATCAAGTGTTTGATTGAAATAATATGTTTAATTAATGACGATGGATTCTCAAACTCTCCTTAGGCTTCCTCAGTCAAAATCAAAATACGAAGAATATTCGTAATTACATTTAGTTTCGATCAAGTTTTTGATTGAAATAATATGGATTGAGCAGCTTGTGAAAACAACTCGATAGCCCGTATTTCAAAAGTCCATGGCATTGACAAATATGGACTTGAAAATATGTTTGTTTATGTAGTTGGTTGTCTGCAATAGCTGATTGAAAATTGACACAAGTGAAAGGACTTGCACGTTGGGTGAGAAATTGTGCATATTAAGAGaacaattaaatataatgtCTGAACCGacgtttaaaatattaaatgaaaatatcgATATagctttaatatataatttgagaGTATAATATTGTTTCGAAATAATATTTCCATGTAGtaaattgattaaaaatatatcCATAGTGTACAAATagtttttattgttatttttttttaataatatgtaAATTTGATCATATACAAAAACTAATGTGAAATGGTTTTCTTGGTCAATTTCGTAagaatgatattttatttgggtcagcaataaaaaaatattatttttttgtcaaaaatattatttttatttaaatatgtgcaTGGTTGACTCGTCTCGCGAATAAAGattttcacaagagacctattttTGATCATATATATTTGTCTCTTTCCAGTTCTAGTCGTCTTTGTTATCAAATTTCGATCttagtatgttatattttcttatttatgaatttttagttCTTTTTCCAATGAGATACAGATGTGATGTCGATGAAGTACTGGTATATATATGACGTTAACATGTGTAATGTCACATCACCGATGTCAAACTTTGCACGAGCTTAAACAAAATAGAAAATAGATAAATTGTTGAAATATTAAGTCCACGACtgtattaaaattttagttacTTATAATTAGAAATTTAAGTCCATGAAtgtattaaaatttttgttacttataattagaaatttaaataaaaataaacgaCAATGATGAGACAGTTAAAAGAAGTACCGAACCAttcaccaaaaaaataataataaacagaTAACAAAAGCATGCACAATTCGAAGTGCCAAAATATTGACAGGGAACATGTGTATCTTATTGCACTTCATCACAAATTATTCATGTATCTGAACTACCATTTTCCCTTTAATCCAAATTAAGAGATCATTGAAACAAAAGTCATAACCTCGATCTCTTGATTTgccattttttataattatttagacaccatttttaaaaaaaaaatattaaaagactgataattttatctattttagAATCAGTCAgtctaaaaaaaacttattgtATTAAAAcatgttatatattttatttcaactctaCTAAtgtttcttattaaaaatatagtaCATGTtaagaattaataataaatatcatttctTGAGAGAACGATCGAAACATGATGTTTGAGTTACTATACAATTTATAAGATCTGAGTTGTAATTTATAAGATATGAGTTGTACCGTTTCATCTGTTGACATTTTCGGTCTATCGGAACAAAAAAATTTCGAGTcaaagaaataaaatacacGTTTTCGAGAGACACTATTTGAAGATGGGTGGATCCACATGATGGGGACAAAGCGTGGGGTTTACCTTATATCATATTCCAATATACATTTTCCAACCTGATCTAATTAAATCAAGATTTGACCTTAAATATGCATATAAGCATATTCAGTTTCTTGATCTGAACAACAAAACCCCGATCatcatttcaataatttttctttgattatacatatatattattaacatGCGTGAAATCAAGGAAAAGAtgcaaaataaaatgaaaaaatcagAGTGACTTTTTCATCCTTTGACAAGATTAATTAATGATccttttttttcacaaaatttatgttatttgttTTTTCCAAAGTACATACAATGAAATTCGAATTTCGTGAAACAAGCAATCGAGAGACTCAAGAAGGTAAAGAATTGTCACCAACCACTTCGGTGTCGGCATCCCGTCGGTGGAAGCTCCGGTGGCAACCGCAGGCGGCGCAGACGAGTGCAGAAGCCGTGCCTTCTCCACCTCCGGCCATGAACTCCCGGCACCCATCCACCGCGTGTCCTCCGATGTTTGCCGCATGATTTTTCTGGCATTCTGCGTATCGAACGGTCGTTCTTGCAATCTGAGAACTCGAGGTCCTTTGAGATGCTTGCTTTCTGATCACTACTTGCCTTTTCTTCATTCTTGAATCTCACAACTTCTGCAGTAACCCTAATAAATCTTGAATACCCTTTGTggaaaagttgctaaaaatggaagGATCTATTGACGGGAGTTTTCTTGATTTGGAGGAACTGTTGttttcagaactgatattgAGGGAAGAAAGAATACCTTGACCTATCCCTAGCAAGCAAATCTTGTATATGTGTATTTCTTTTATAAAGTTTCCATATATTCTCCCACTTTCATGAAAATaaggtttataaaaataaattgtggCTGACACTGTAGACttgtttatttaattacatGTGGTTATAACATATTTGATAGCCAATTATgcaattattttatcaaattaataTTACTCTCTTCTAGCTTTGTCTATTTACAATTCGACTATTTATAATATGACAACACCTTACAAATTTTTCGGTAGATAATTTTTGGTTAtgtaaataagttttttttttttggtcgtGTTGTAAGTTAATTTACGATCTTAATGGAATAGTTTATACTttgtcaatttttatttttttcaccaTGGTACTGACGTGACATTGGAAAACGATGACCGAACACCAGAAACTTATGTGTCGCCAAAAATTATTGACATGACGTCAGACGTAGCTGACGCCAAGTCATGTTAGCACTctgataaaaaaatgattaaatttatttaaaaagaaaacaaattaatGCTTCAAAACTGTGATTTTCTTTAATAACATGACATAAATTTAAACAGGTGAAAGTTACATTGTCAAAAATACGATTTCCCCGTTTTAATGGCATGAATGATTATATTTCCATCATAAATAGAAAattctaatataatataatatttatgaaaagtATGAATTTATATCATTCGATATGATTAATTCGATGGTGACAGAAGAGTAACTCTACTGCTAACCAAATCTAGATATTTCAGGTGTTACGTCAGCATTTTTTGATGTcacgttaaaatttttttgtgcTATGCCAACATTTTTCGATGCTACTTCAGCACTCCTGCAATACAATACAGAAATCTGAAAAAATGAAAGTTGGTGTACcaatatcaaaatttgaaaacttagtGAACCAAACACAAAATACTGAAAGTTAGTGGACCAAAAAAGTTATTTtctctaataataatataacaataataattggtACTTAGAAGATAGAGAATGTGTTTGAGGTGGAAATTATCTTTCAACTGCGCGCGCATTGTAAAGATTGGGAATTTGTTCATCAAAATTATGGGGATTGATTAACCTCTAATTTGATGGGAAAGAATTTCTTTAGAAATGGCTTAAAGTGATTGATTTAGCTTTAATGAAATGATATCTTGTTAAGATTGGTAGACGTGCTTTAGAAAGGGGTCAATACCTCACGGTATTGGCCTTTTATAGACGATCTTTCAATGTTATAATCTAAACGGCTATAAATCAGTCATATTAAGGCCATAAATTCAGTGGTAATACTATCATAcgtcatttttcatattccaaAGATATAGGACGGCAATTAATGCTTATGACACGAACAATCAAtcaatcataatatattttttcttaaatattatattggatattctctaaatgtttgatttattgaaaTCATGCTCCATTAAAACAGGTAGCAAATCAGATATCATAAAGGAACGTTAACATATTCAGTAGTCTGGAGATGATAGGTAATATTTTGACATTCAGTTCGACAGACCTTAGTAAACTATCAGATATGTGTGTATGCGGTTTGCTGAACTTATTGGCTACCGAACTTCTCTGCGTGCTGAATTTAATATAAATGGAAGAATCCTCACATcaccaaaacataaatattcCAACAATATCCCCTTTTTTGGTGATGCAAAAATTCAGCAACCAAGATtattcaaatgctttaattttattaaacagAATCATTCAAAAAGATATTGAGCATagatcattaaaaataattcatcggTTAGGGATCCAAGTGAATGTCTTTGGTGGCGTTTGAACTTTTCAGCAGACTTTCTTCCCCTTTTTTTTGGTATCAACATCCTTTATATATGCAAAACTTTTAGAAATCTGGGAAGTGAAAGAGGCCGCATATGATCCATTTTAtcaagcaattttttttttggttatgcTGCTGATTTGCCACAAGCTCCTGATGGCTCTTATTCtgattttcaacaagaaaattATGTTTTCAAATAACAAATGCCTGGGATTCTATGACATTGACTTTGAATTGAACAAAGGACTTGTGAAGAGATAGAATATCATTTTGAATGTGATCTGCATGTCCCATTATTCGGTACGCTTTGAAAAGATGATAGAAGATCATTTTGAATGTGCTCCACATGTCCCATTATTCGGTATTTGAATTGAAATCCAGAATGGTGTCTTGATAGATTACCACTTGAAGGCTTAGAAATGGACGAAGTCCAGCACTTTCCACTGTTTGAACAGTGCCGCCATAGCATCATCCTCCCATCCATAAACAAACTCAAATTTAACTTGACATGCGTTCATTCCGTTGGTGGCAATGTCTACAAATAAAATAGTTGAAGtaaatttgattcaaaaagAGTAAGGATACAACGAGGGCTGAAAGCTAGATTATGAAA
This sequence is a window from Primulina huaijiensis isolate GDHJ02 chromosome 13, ASM1229523v2, whole genome shotgun sequence. Protein-coding genes within it:
- the LOC140990836 gene encoding mini zinc finger protein 3-like, which encodes MKKRQVVIRKQASQRTSSSQIARTTVRYAECQKNHAANIGGHAVDGCREFMAGGGEGTASALVCAACGCHRSFHRRDADTEVVGDNSLPS